In a single window of the Tigriopus californicus strain San Diego chromosome 2, Tcal_SD_v2.1, whole genome shotgun sequence genome:
- the LOC131893362 gene encoding ankyrin homolog: protein MNSHRHLLRSLITPAVFGMACRGSEDEIKEQIHLSIHPHHRLLEYKDSQGKTMLQHASYCGQVGLVSFLLKMGANTQSRDSQGLQALHYAAAVGSVSTLDQLLSLDQSVNGRSNAGNTALMCAVQFGHAKAVRFLLDQGAQTTLQNNRGQSALEMAIVGDQCPLEVLDMLLDDPDCRVEIMANGGRFLSLAALTDNVKKCEAMIRVLPKDYKFDTLDESDNPILRLAQRSQGYPRANELEIVQKIAQKFPKLLHFLYQEGLQTPISVKNRLHFLCQIVKAN, encoded by the coding sequence ATGAACTCGCACCGACATTTGCTCCGTAGCCTCATCACACCGGCGGTCTTTGGCATGGCATGCCGAGGCAGTGAGGATGAAATCAAGGAACAGATCCAcctttccatccatccacatcACCGGCTTTTAGAATACAAAGACAGTCAAGGCAAGACCATGCTCCAGCATGCTTCCTATTGCGGTCAAGTTGGATTGGTGTCCTTCCTCCTGAAGATGGGTGCCAATACCCAATCTCGAGACTCGCAAGGCCTCCAGGCCCTTCATTATGCCGCGGCTGTTGGATCAGTTTCTACGTTGGACCAACTTTTGTCTCTGGATCAGTCCGTTAATGGGCGTTCCAATGCTGGGAACACTGCTCTCATGTGTGCCGTTCAATTTGGTCACGCCAAGGCAGTTCGGTTCCTTCTGGATCAGGGTGCCCAAACGACGCTTCAGAACAATCGGGGCCAATCGGCCTTGGAGATGGCTATTGTTGGGGACCAATGTCCATTGGAAGTTTTGGATATGCTTTTGGACGATCCTGATTGTCGCGTGGAGATTATGGCAAATGGAGGTCGGTTTCTAAGTTTGGCCGCTCTCACGGATAACGTGAAGAAATGTGAGGCTATGATTCGAGTTTTGCCGAAAGACTACAAGTTCGACACCCTAGATGAATCTGATAACCCGATCTTGAGGTTAGCCCAACGATCTCAAGGATATCCCAGAGCCAATGAACTTGAGATTGTTCAGAAGATCGCACAAAAATTCCCCAAACTCTTACACTTCCTCTATCAGGAGGGCCTTCAGACACCAATCAGTGTCAAGAACAGGCTTCACTTTCTTTGTCAAATCGttaaagcaaattga
- the LOC131893363 gene encoding uncharacterized protein LOC131893363, with product MSRIAPLGPSLCPNQHTGLLPYPSDCSKFVNCWKGRSHIQDCAPGTEYNQNLGQCDFPSKAKCRPKVQDLPEPLYDAVIQARSSLPIDGFVQPSPPSGQKVRLRGGKGPFAGYLEMSKNNEWGLVCDAGTWTIDEARLVCKDLGFARGVRSTTQGLIYGPVDESRKISEEVTCRGDETSFDQCDVVYSSPNTGGSCKLASEIVSIRCAIDSTAVCLEGEIPWGDSCYSLYFNRSTFHEAQETCQRDGKYLAEITDQQENDILSELLIQNRLSPGLLAEVWTGGIGGGNRRSPLYYWHGSRQKIGMFRNWWPGWSGERKGIDLQGSSKAVKLSRKFDFVQKYKKEEKLTDYYFWALDDFRARLAFLCERKQAEIGCIEGQGESYRGNANIGESGDPCMPWDSPQLSFVLDPHLIPNLGPLNGNNFCRNPDGDSAPWCIAPNGEFDYCDIPQCKDQEHTPIDLPDIIDQEQKVSTCKGNQFQCDTDQTECILSVYVCDGHDDCSNRADELNCQGREIDNYATYEGQRLAVPYLERWLHQTVEACALHCKNARGFDCKSFSYQKERRICTLHAVTVGTTGKLKLDFQWDYYELKKEASNCPKYLQCPNLKCLSENQICDGKFDCGEGSTFDEKSCETKPNLEIRLTDGKTTSEGKIEIRAFDYPFGGICDDGFGLAEANVVCRQLGFTQGALEALNNLAGIRQRPIVLDEVQCQGNESSLLECSFQPWM from the exons ATGTCCAGGATTGCGCCCCTGGGACCGTCACTGTGCCCGAATCAACACACTGGGCTTTTACCTTATCCTTCGGATTGCTCCAAGTTTGTCAATTGTTGGAAAGGCAGGTCTCATATCCAGGATTGCGCCCCTGGGACCGAGTACAACCAGAACTTGGGCCAATGTGATTTCCCTTCCAAGGCTAAATGTCGGCCTAAGGTTCAAGACCTGCCCGAGCCTCTATACGATGCCGTGATTCAAGCCCGATCTTCCTTACCTATTGATGGATTCGTTCAACCTAGTCCGCCTTCAGGTCAAAAAGTTCGACTCCGAGGAGGTAAGGGACCCTTTGCTGGTTATCTGGAGATGTCCAAGAATAATGAATGGGGCCTGGTTTGTGATGCTGGAACTTGGACCATTGACGAGGCAAGATTGGTTtgcaaagatctgggatttgCCCGAGGCGTCAGGTCGACAACACAG GGTTTGATTTATGGACCAGTTGACGAATCTCGCAAAATATCCGAAGAGGTCACATGCCGTGGCGATGAGACTTCATTTGATCAATGTGATGTGGTCTACTCAAGTCCAAACACCGGGGGATCCTGCAAGCTTGCGTCTGAAATCGTGTCAATTAGATGTGCCATCGACAGTACGGCGGTGTGTCTCGAAGGTGAGATCCCATGGGGAGACTCATGCTACTCGCTCTATTTTAACCGCAGTACCTTTCACGAGGCCCAAGAAACCTGTCAGAGGGATGGGAAATATTTGGCCGAAATCACAGACCAACAAGAGAATGATATCCTCAGTGAActcctcattcaaaatcgACTCTCTCCTGGGCTGTTAGCCGAAGTATGGACCGGTGGAATTGGTGGAGGAAATCGTCGCTCACCCTTGTACTACTGGCATGGATCCCGACAAAAGATTGGAA TGTTTCGTAATTGGTGGCCGGGATGGAGTGGAGAGAGAAAAGGCATTGATTTACAAGGCAGCTCCAAGGCAGTCAAGCTTAGTCGGAAGTTTgactttgtccaaaaatataaGAAGGAAGAGAAATTAACAGATTATTACTTTTGGGCTCTGGATGACTTTCGAGCCCGCTTAGCGTTCTTATGTGAACGAAAACAGGCCGAAATTGGATGCATTGAAGGACAAGGCGAGTCCTATCGTGGCAATGCTAACATCGGAGAGTCGGGAGATCCTTGCATGCCTTGGGATTCACCTCAACTCTCTTTTGTGCTGGATCCACATCTAATTCCAAATTTGGGACCACTCAATGGAAACAACTTCTGCCGAAATCCAGATGGTGATTCTGCACCTTGGTGCATTGCTCCTAATGGAGAATTCGATTACTGCGACATTCCCCAATGCAAAGACCAAGAGCACACGCCCATCGATTTGCCGGATATCATTGACCAAGAGCAAAAGGTATCCACTTGCAAAGGGAACCAATTCCAATGTGACACGGATCAGACAGAATGCATCCTGTCGGTTTACGTTTGCGATGGCCATGATGATTGTTCTAATAGAGCTGATGAGCTCAATTGCCAAGGAAGAGAGATCGATAATTATGCCACATATGAGGGGCAACGGTTGGCAGTCCCCTACTTGGAACGATGGCTCCACCAAACGGTAGAAGCATGCGCTCTTCACTGCAAGAATGCACGGGGCTTTGATTGCAAATCCTTTTCGTACCAAAAAGAGCGAAGAATTTGCACACTTCATGCCGTAACGGTGGGAACCACGGGCAAACTCAAACTTGACTTCCAATGGGATTATTATGAATTGAAGAAAGAGGCGTCAAATTGTCCCAAGTATCTTCAATGCCCAAACCTAAAATGTCTGTCGGAGAATCAGATATGCGACGGAAAGTTCGATTGTGGTGAAGGAAGCACTTTTGACGAGAAATCTTGCGAGACCAAGCCCAACCTTGAGATACGGTTAACTGATGGCAAAACTACAAGTGAGGGGAAGATCGAGATCCGGGCTTTCGACTATCCTTTTGGAG GTATTTGTGACGATGGGTTTGGCTTGGCTGAGGCCAATGTGGTTTGTCGTCAATTAGGCTTCACACAAGGAGCTTTAGAGGCATTGAATAACTTGGCGGGAATTCGTCAACGGCCTATTGTTTTGGATGAGGTACAATGCCAAGGGAACGAGTCTAGTCTTTTGGAATGCTCTTTCCAACCCTGGATGTAA
- the LOC131893364 gene encoding trypsin-1-like, translated as MYLSQNQQWQCQSGECVPYDFLCDGRSDCSDGSDESRAGFCEEPLAVRLINGNNETSGRVEVKFNGIWGTVCDDNFGPEEGAVICRMLGFEGKAVVHSEGAYGPGGGPIWIQNVVCEGNEESLAKCKSPTWSPTYQCKHLEDVGVECVPFAKDQDHDYGSYGAAGRMAPQCGTSTVKETPAVPVARIAAGMQSRPGAHPWSASIRLQGTQKSFHWCGAVVISEFHVLTAGHCMEDYPKDSYRVRVGDWDMQVPDLQEQEFKVDTVYFHEGYNVGLYLNNDIAVVRIKASLNTGRGFRFGDRVVPACLPHSNVVYGTHLNCSVYGWGSTGVHQPGFTRYLQAATIPLLDTDKCVSPTVYGPNKLGGSMFCAGFLEGGVDTCQGDSGGGMLCEVRGRQAIMGLTSWGYGCGRPNRPGVYTKVADYLDWITDKLEGGSA; from the exons ATGTATCTGTCTCAAAATCAGCAATGGCAATGCCAGAGTGGAGAATGCGTCCCCTACGACTTCCTTTGTGACGGCAGATCTGATTGCTCGGATGGCTCTGATGAAAGTCGTGCTGGATTTTGCGAGGAACCCTTGGCAGTCAGATTGATCAATGGTAATAATGAGACCTCCGGGCGAGTGGAGGTGAAATTCAATGGGATTTGGGGCACGGTGTGCGACGATAATTTTGGGCCTGAGGAGGGTGCCGTGATTTGTCGAATGCTCGGCTTTGAAGGAAAAGCGGTGGTTCATTCAGAAGGTGCCTACGGACCTGGTGGAGGACCCATTTGGATTCAAAACGTCGTTTGTGAGGGTAATGAAGAATCCTTGGCGAAGTGCAAATCTCCCACCTGGTCACCTACATACCAATGCAAACATCTCGAGGATGTCGGGGTTGAATGCGTTCCTTTTGCTAAAGATCAGGACCATGATTATGG ATCGTACGGTGCAGCCGGGCGAATGGCACCTCAATGCGGAACGAGTACGGTTAAGGAGACCCCTGCCGTGCCAGTTGCTCGGATTGCTGCCGGAATGCAATCACGTCCAGGAGCTCATCCTTGGTCGGCTAGTATTCGTTTACAAGGCACTCAGAAGAGCTTTCATTGGTGTGGAGCAGTGGTCATATCGGAATTCCACGTCCTCACGGCAGGACACTGCATGGAAGATTATCCCAAGGACTCTTATCGCGTCCGAGTGGGGGACTGGGACATGCAG GTTCCAGATCTTCAGGAACAGGAGTTTAAAGTGGACACGGTCTATTTCCACGAGGGTTACAATGTTGGCTTGTATTTGAATAACGACATAGCCGTGGTTCGCATCAAAGCGTCCTTGAACACTGGACGAGGTTTCCGTTTTGGAGATCGTGTCGTCCCTGCTTGTCTCCCGCATTCCAATGTGGTCTATGGAACTCATTTAAACTGTAGTGTGTACGGCTGGGGTTCAACAGGGGTGCATCAACCAGGTTTCACGCGCTATTTACAA GCTGCCACAATCCCATTACTAGATACAGATAAATGTGTCTCGCCCACTGTTTACGGACCAAACAAACTAGGAGGTAGCATGTTTTGCGCGGGATTTTTGGAAGGAGGAGTGGATACTTGTCAAGGCGACAGTGGGGGTGGCATGCTTTGCGAAGTTCGGGGTCGACAAGCCATTATGGGCCTGACAAGTTGGGGTTATGGTTGTGGTCGACCCAATCGACCAGGCGTGTACACCAAAGTGGCCGATTACCTTGACTGGATAACCGACAAATTAGAGGGAGGGTCGGCCTAA
- the LOC131893365 gene encoding protein 5NUC-like has protein sequence MKVAVLLLALTCSLVNTKTLSKQDDNEVALTLNILHLNDIHAHFEEVNESTGRCHADQAEAGQCFGGMERIHTKVNEIRNITDFKNVILLNAGDYYQGTIWYTMFKYSVVVEFAEMLNYDAMALGNHEFDDGPEGLAPFVDSVSFDVLAANLEETSVKGELENVKKSKVQIMEDGTKIGIIGYVTTDTPQISKPGEFVKFVDEIDSIRAEAQRLRNEEQVEIIIALGHSGYELDQKMAAEIEELDVVVGGHSHTFLYTGDVLPSIEEPRGPYPTYVKQASGKVVPVVQAYCFSKYMGHITLNFNANGDLIQDVDGQGVSRADVILLDNSVEKSPEVGVRMQKYRDQLQEYYEVIGETTVNLEKNGLAESNIGNVLADSMVDIWQGQAEIGFINNGGIRANLIAGDITGEDVFNVLPFNNTVDRLTMTGSGLRGLLEEYIGNVCADQSCYPGTFLQMSGLKVLYKIYEDNVGQRIASIQVRCELNGWCDLEDDAKYFVAVPSFLSEGGSRTANFPQWSEGPPEVGPSDYVAFEAYVIKDSPIRTEIEGRITINYYPGENAPTV, from the coding sequence ATGAAAGTGGCCGTATTGCTTCTAGCATTGACTTGCTCTCTGGTCAACACCAAGACCCTTTCGAAGCAAGACGATAATGAGGTTGCCCTCACCTTGAatattcttcatttgaatgacATTCATGCCCATTTCGAAGAGGTCAATGAGAGTACTGGTCGTTGTCATGCGGATCAAGCTGAGGCCGGACAATGTTTTGGGGGTATGGAGCGCATTCACACCAAGGTCAATGAAATCCGGAACATCACCGACTTCAAGAACGTGATCCTCCTCAATGCTGGGGACTATTATCAAGGCACCATTTGGTATACCATGTTCAAGTACTCTGTGGTGGTGGAATTCGCCGAAATGCTCAACTATGATGCCATGGCCCTTGGGAACCACGAGTTCGATGATGGGCCCGAAGGTTTGGCTCCATTTGTAGACTCGGTCAGTTTCGACGTGCTGGCCGCAAACTTGGAGGAAACTTCAGTCAAGGGAGAACTCGAGAACGTCAAGAAATCCAAGGTCCAAATTATGgaagatggaacaaaaatagGGATCATTGGATACGTCACCACAGACACACCTCAAATTTCGAAGCCTGGCGAGTTTGTCAAGTTTGTGGATGAGATTGATTCGATCCGAGCCGAAGCACAAAGACTCCGAAATGAGGAGCAAGTGGAGATCATCATTGCGTTGGGACATTCAGGCTatgaattggatcaaaaaatggcagcCGAAATCGAGGAGCTGGATGTTGTGGTTGGCGGGCATTCACACACATTTTTGTACACGGGGGACGTTCTGCCCTCCATTGAAGAGCCCCGGGGACCTTATCCCACTTATGTGAAACAAGCCAGTGGCAAGGTGGTGCCAGTGGTCCAAGCCTACTGCTTCTCGAAGTACATGGGTCATATCACCCTCAACTTTAACGCCAATGGCGATCTGATCCAAGATGTGGATGGCCAAGGTGTGAGTCGAGCTGACGTCATTCTCTTGGATAACTCAGTGGAGAAGAGCCCTGAAGTGGGCGTGAGAATGCAGAAATACAGGGATCAACTTCAGGAGTATTACGAGGTCATCGGTGAGACCACTGTGAACTTGGAGAAGAACGGCTTGGCCGAGTCTAACATCGGCAATGTCTTGGCGGATTCCATGGTGGACATCTGGCAAGGACAGGCGGAGATTGGCTTCATTAACAATGGAGGCATTAGGGCCAATCTGATTGCTGGTGACATTACTGGTGAGGACGTTTTCAACGTTCTTCCATTCAACAACACCGTGGACAGACTTACAATGACAGGATCCGGTTTGAGAGGGCTCTTGGAAGAGTACATTGGCAACGTTTGTGCCGACCAGAGTTGTTATCCAGGCACTTTTCTCCAAATGTCCGGTCTCAAAGTGCTTTACAAAATCTATGAAGATAATGTGGGCCAAAGAATCGCCTCCATTCAAGTACGTTGCGAATTGAATGGTTGGTGCGATTTGGAGGATGACGCCAAGTACTTTGTTGCTGTTCCCAGTTTCTTGTCAGAAGGAGGAAGCCGAACTGCCAATTTTCCTCAATGGAGTGAAGGGCCTCCTGAGGTTGGGCCTAGCGATTACGTGGCTTTTGAGGCTTACGTGATCAAGGATTCCCCCATTAGAACTGAGATTGAAGGGCGCATCACAATCAATTATTATCCCGGTGAAAACGCTCCTACTGTGTAA
- the LOC131891468 gene encoding uncharacterized protein LOC131891468, with the protein MDVLQGTFRRRRVISRLDPSGLASASNPTLSPTMDLLVKSAPGPDSLESLACECLADYIVSLLARRQPGGGPKGNFPAMEHALIQNFQSWISQLISPILPDVLAIANVKLRGLLDRTQPDHVTLLPILISTLLEMMYRQDLKGLVLEPELQWHKDSRSRVLHLIHLQESGLQSLSFKCYQAPLFHYETLQFSERYILLSCFYRLSKLHCLTLPNVCDDEILAYIGLHCPLLTYIDIQGSLRVTNQGVSWFLFREDPPQSPISFHPSHLNLDDSLKSKIFQKSSPISRPGFRPTPMTAAMLKPCPQKRNQLKRIKSWKLRDTGITHAALKAILQDCSGLHVLEANEKEWIDFIEASAEATMSYPGIRDIHLSIRDSQFLKALSKMFPNLQFLHVFSPLPCSQELLTLDSTEAYFPKCQRISMRNAHLCHPRNIWLGQQLTNLEFKGQQHELNLDVLAEQCPHLQQLSVFEGRLSHQGPIEFPQLTHLKVWNIDGKGPLSLLICSAPQLEALFLWNVVVTDSDLSVILSKNPLQELREFRIASSEIGFVRLTEESALRLIQSCPKLSVLGGICDWNTSDLLTFLHKLLISGGWKMILEAI; encoded by the coding sequence ATGGATGTGCTTCAAGGGACATTTCGACGACGCAGAGTCATTTCCAGGTTGGACCCCTCAGGACTGGCCTCCGCTTCAAACCCGACCTTAAGTCCAACCATGGACCTTCTCGTGAAATCTGCCCCTGGACCCGATTCCTTGGAATCCTTGGCTTGTGAGTGCTTGGCAGACTATATCGTCTCACTTTTGGCTAGACGACAGCCAGGGGGTGGTCCCAAGGGAAACTTTCCCGCAATGGAACACGCGttgattcaaaacttccaAAGTTGGATCAGTCAACTGATAAGCCCTATTTTGCCCGATGTATTGGCAATCGCCAATGTTAAATTACGAGGTCTCCTTGACCGCACCCAACCGGACCATGTCACGTTATTGCCAATCCTCATCTCCACCCTACTCGAAATGATGTATCGCCAGGATCTGAAGGGCCTTGTTCTTGAACCTGAGCTTCAATGGCACAAGGACAGTCGGAGTCGTGTTCTTCACTTGATCCATCTCCAGGAATCTGGTCTCCAATCACTGTCGTTTAAGTGTTACCAAGCCCCATTGTTCCACTACGAAACACTGCAATTTTCGGAGCGATATATTCTCCTCAGTTGTTTCTAtcgactttcaaaattgcattGTTTGACTTTGCCGAATGTGTGTGATGATGAGATCTTGGCTTATATCGGACTTCACTGTCCTCTATTGACCTACATTGACATTCAGGGGAGTTTGAGGGTTACCAACCAAGGCGTGTCTTGGTTTCTATTTCGAGAGGATCCCCCGCAATCACCCATaagttttcatccatcccACTTAAATTTGGATGACTCACTCAAAtccaagatatttcaaaaatccTCTCCCATTTCTCGGCCAGGATTTCGTCCCACACCCATGACAGCAGCCATGTTAAAGCCCTGTCCACAGAAACGTAATCAATTAAAACGAATCAAGTCCTGGAAATTGCGTGACACTGGAATAACACACGCGGCCTTGAAGGCCATCCTTCAAGATTGCTCTGGTCTACATGTGCTGGAAGCCAATGAGAAGGAGTGGATCGATTTCATTGAGGCTTCCGCCGAAGCTACCATGTCTTACCCCGGCATCCGAGATATTCACTTATCCATTAGAGATTCTCAATTTTTGAAGGCTCTGTCCAAGATGTTCCCCAATTTGCAATTCCTGCACGTGTTCAGCCCTTTGCCGTGTTCCCAAGAACTTTTAACTTTAGATTCAACAGAGGCCTACTTTCCAAAGTGCCAGAGGATTAGCATGAGGAATGCCCATCTGTGCCATCCCAGAAACATCTGGTTAGGCCAACAATTGACCAACCTTGAATTCAAAGGCCAACAACACGAGTTGAATCTTGACGTCTTGGCGGAACAGTGCCCACATCTACAACAATTGAGTGTCTTTGAAGGTCGTCTGAGCCATCAAGGTCCAATTGAGTTTCCACAGTTGACCCATCTCAAGGTCTGGAACATTGATGGCAAGGGCCCTTTGTCTCTCCTGATTTGTTCCGCTCCACAATTGGAAGCATTATTTTTGTGGAATGTCGTCGTGACAGACTCGGATTTGAGTGTGATTTTATCGAAAAACCCATTGCAAGAGCTCCGTGAGTTTCGCATTGCGTCCAGtgaaattggttttgttcGACTCACTGAAGAATCGGCTCTTCGATTAATTCAATCCTGTCCCAAATTGTCTGTTTTGGGGGGAATCTGCGATTGGAACACAAGTGATCTCCTGACATTCCTCCACAAGTTGCTTATTTCGGGTGGATGGAAAATGATTTTGGAAGCTATTTGA